In a genomic window of Streptomyces noursei ATCC 11455:
- a CDS encoding GNAT family N-acetyltransferase, with product MDGVVLALSARDLEPDDLAACTWSGSALHLDSVAAQLARARLGAVDYLAICPPSGLPVAIGGVDYSVREGAGTLWQLAVHPALQSCGIGSFLIGAAEQRIRSRGLGRAELAVEESNPRARALYERLGYVAYDRRPDGWDELAPDGSVRRYETVCTVLRKQLA from the coding sequence ATGGACGGCGTGGTGCTGGCGCTCTCGGCGCGCGACCTGGAGCCGGACGATCTGGCGGCCTGCACGTGGTCGGGGTCCGCACTGCATCTTGACTCCGTGGCGGCGCAGTTGGCGCGCGCCCGGCTCGGTGCGGTGGACTACCTGGCGATCTGCCCGCCGTCGGGTCTGCCGGTGGCCATCGGCGGAGTGGACTACTCGGTCCGGGAGGGCGCCGGCACGCTGTGGCAGCTGGCGGTGCACCCCGCACTGCAGTCCTGCGGGATCGGCAGTTTCCTGATCGGGGCGGCCGAACAGCGCATCAGGTCGCGCGGGCTCGGGAGGGCCGAACTCGCCGTCGAGGAGAGCAATCCCCGGGCGCGGGCGCTGTACGAGCGACTGGGCTATGTCGCGTACGACCGCCGACCCGATGGTTGGGACGAACTGGCGCCGGACGGTTCGGTGCGCCGCTACGAGACGGTGTGCACGGTGCTGCGGAAGCAGCTTGCCTGA
- a CDS encoding dihydrofolate reductase family protein produces the protein MRKLVYYVAVSIDGFIAGPGGEFDFYPEAPDMVEHLRAEFPETMPTHIRPHIGLDGVPNERFDTVLMGRGTYQPALDAEVSSPYAHLRQYVVSRSLPDIADPAVELVSEDPIGLVRRLKAEDGDGDIWLCGGGVLAGQLLPEIDELLFKRYPVIAGDGVPAFAGQFRPRPFAPVETLTFSHGGTLTTYRPTA, from the coding sequence ATGCGCAAGCTCGTGTACTACGTCGCGGTCTCCATCGACGGCTTCATCGCGGGCCCCGGCGGGGAGTTCGACTTCTACCCGGAGGCGCCGGACATGGTGGAGCACCTGCGCGCCGAGTTCCCCGAGACCATGCCGACCCACATCCGCCCGCACATCGGGCTGGACGGCGTGCCCAACGAGCGCTTCGACACGGTGCTCATGGGACGGGGCACCTACCAGCCGGCCCTGGACGCCGAGGTGTCCAGCCCCTACGCACACCTGCGGCAGTACGTCGTCTCCCGCTCCCTCCCTGACATCGCCGATCCGGCCGTGGAACTGGTTTCCGAGGACCCGATCGGCCTGGTGCGCCGGCTCAAGGCCGAGGACGGCGACGGCGACATCTGGCTGTGCGGCGGTGGCGTGCTGGCCGGGCAGCTCCTGCCGGAGATCGACGAGCTGCTGTTCAAGCGGTACCCGGTGATCGCCGGCGACGGCGTCCCGGCCTTCGCCGGACAGTTCCGGCCCCGCCCGTTCGCCCCGGTGGAGACGCTCACCTTCAGCCACGGCGGCACCCTCACCACCTACCGTCCCACCGCCTGA
- a CDS encoding TetR/AcrR family transcriptional regulator, producing MVRRNPERRAALLDAAIEVLAREGARGLTFRALDVQAGVPVGTASNYFANRDAMLTQAGERVYERLEPDEAVIAAGLAGPRDRARVTELMHDLVERVAAFPTGFLALLELRLEATRRPELREVLTRRIRSDVDQNIGYHLNSGLPGDATMVVLLYLALNWLIFESLTLPDLFSADQRQDLVTALVERLLAGQPDAGEAATDG from the coding sequence ATGGTGCGACGCAATCCGGAGAGAAGGGCGGCGCTGCTCGACGCCGCCATCGAGGTGCTGGCCCGCGAGGGCGCGCGGGGCCTCACGTTCCGCGCGCTCGACGTCCAGGCGGGCGTGCCGGTGGGCACGGCCTCCAACTACTTCGCCAACCGCGACGCGATGCTCACCCAGGCCGGTGAGCGTGTCTACGAGCGACTGGAGCCCGACGAGGCGGTCATCGCCGCCGGGCTGGCGGGGCCGCGCGACCGGGCCCGGGTCACCGAGCTGATGCACGACCTCGTGGAACGGGTGGCCGCGTTCCCCACTGGGTTCCTGGCCCTGCTGGAGCTGCGCCTGGAGGCCACCCGCCGTCCCGAGCTGCGCGAGGTCCTGACCCGTCGGATCCGCTCGGACGTGGACCAGAACATCGGCTACCACCTGAATTCCGGCCTGCCGGGCGACGCGACGATGGTGGTCCTGTTGTACCTGGCCCTCAACTGGCTGATCTTCGAGAGCCTGACCCTGCCCGACCTCTTCTCGGCGGACCAGCGGCAGGACCTGGTCACCGCCCTGGTCGAGCGTCTGCTGGCCGGCCAGCCGGACGCCGGGGAGGCAGCCACGGACGGTTGA
- a CDS encoding S8 family serine peptidase, whose translation MTIDPLVQSEELAGESLVSEDASASNYLLVQTTHVPSAAEKEQLAALGVVIHEYVPDSTYLCGYRPSDLEAVRALPFVAWADIYLQGFKLAPSLRSGRLRPGIAELAAPIEAAEARTHTIDVVLHQDVDPSTAGVQERIAQAAGVGAGGVQPGRRKVRMTVPEENLTALISLDEIRQVEEVPDMVLYNSVAGKLLNARVSHNGTPFRGEGQVVAIADTGLDTGSAQDVHPAFQGRVKRLIALGRTAPDQTDDPNGHGTHVAGSVLGDGTSASMGGSIAGTAPAATLVLQSLLDDNGGLGGIPTDLQDLFEPPYTEDEARVHTNSWGPTLPGLPYNQQSAEIDQMVWDNKNLVICFAAGNAGRDQGRTGRISPASVSGPAAAKNCLTVGASESLRPDIPLTYGQLSSLSFPVNPIHDDRQANHPEGMAAFSSRGPTQEGRFAPDFVAPGTSILSTHSRAAKFSTVFGVSDDPAFFFDSGTSMATPLIAGCAAVLREALMKNGTPDPSAALVKALLINGADDLPGQYTPTEAGPSPNNNSGFGLVNLEQAVVLPDSDGRAGFTDEDALAQDEERPFTVPVPQGDGHQLKVTLVWTDPPGPALQNDLDLIVRAGGQERHGNMDTDPGFDRVNNVEQVRWADIPAGDAQVVVRAHRITQFAQPYAVAWRLA comes from the coding sequence GTGACCATTGACCCTTTGGTCCAGTCCGAAGAGCTGGCCGGCGAATCGCTGGTCTCCGAGGATGCTTCGGCATCAAACTACCTGCTTGTACAGACCACACATGTGCCGTCGGCGGCGGAGAAGGAGCAACTCGCCGCCCTGGGTGTGGTCATCCACGAATACGTACCCGACAGTACCTATCTGTGCGGATACCGGCCGTCCGACCTGGAGGCCGTTCGCGCCCTGCCGTTCGTGGCCTGGGCGGACATCTATCTCCAGGGCTTCAAGCTCGCCCCGTCGCTCCGTTCGGGCAGGCTGCGGCCGGGCATCGCCGAACTCGCCGCGCCGATCGAGGCGGCGGAAGCCCGCACACACACCATCGATGTCGTCCTCCACCAGGACGTCGATCCGAGCACCGCCGGAGTGCAGGAGCGGATCGCGCAGGCCGCCGGGGTCGGCGCCGGTGGCGTCCAACCCGGCCGGCGGAAGGTGCGGATGACCGTTCCGGAGGAGAACCTGACCGCACTGATCTCCCTGGACGAGATACGGCAGGTCGAGGAAGTCCCCGACATGGTGCTGTACAACTCCGTTGCGGGGAAGCTGCTGAACGCCAGGGTCTCGCACAACGGCACGCCCTTCCGGGGCGAGGGGCAGGTCGTGGCCATCGCCGACACCGGCCTCGACACGGGTTCCGCCCAAGACGTGCACCCCGCGTTCCAGGGCCGGGTCAAGCGCTTGATCGCCCTCGGCCGCACGGCGCCGGATCAGACCGACGATCCCAACGGGCACGGCACGCACGTCGCCGGTTCGGTCCTCGGCGACGGCACCTCCGCGTCGATGGGCGGCAGCATCGCCGGCACCGCGCCTGCGGCGACCCTGGTCCTGCAGTCCCTCCTGGACGACAACGGTGGTCTGGGCGGCATCCCGACCGATCTGCAGGACCTCTTCGAGCCGCCGTACACCGAGGACGAGGCTCGGGTCCACACCAACTCATGGGGGCCGACCCTGCCGGGGCTGCCGTACAACCAGCAGTCGGCCGAGATCGACCAGATGGTCTGGGACAACAAGAACCTCGTGATCTGCTTCGCCGCGGGCAACGCCGGCCGCGATCAGGGCCGGACCGGGCGGATCAGCCCGGCCTCCGTCAGCGGACCGGCCGCGGCCAAGAACTGCCTCACCGTCGGCGCCAGCGAGAGCCTGCGTCCTGATATCCCGCTGACCTACGGCCAGTTGAGCTCGCTCTCCTTCCCGGTCAATCCGATCCACGACGACCGGCAGGCGAACCATCCCGAGGGCATGGCGGCGTTCAGCAGCCGGGGGCCCACACAGGAAGGCCGCTTCGCGCCCGACTTCGTCGCTCCCGGCACCTCGATCCTGTCGACCCACTCACGTGCGGCGAAGTTCAGCACGGTGTTCGGGGTCTCCGACGACCCGGCGTTCTTCTTCGACAGCGGGACGAGCATGGCCACGCCGCTGATCGCGGGGTGCGCGGCGGTGCTGCGCGAAGCGCTGATGAAGAACGGCACCCCCGATCCGAGCGCCGCGCTGGTCAAGGCCCTGCTGATCAACGGCGCGGACGACCTCCCCGGCCAGTACACGCCCACCGAGGCCGGCCCGTCCCCGAACAACAACTCCGGCTTCGGGCTGGTCAATCTGGAACAGGCCGTCGTGCTGCCGGATTCCGATGGCCGGGCGGGCTTCACCGACGAGGACGCATTGGCCCAGGACGAGGAGCGGCCGTTCACCGTCCCGGTCCCGCAGGGCGACGGTCACCAGCTGAAGGTCACCCTGGTCTGGACGGACCCGCCCGGTCCGGCACTGCAGAACGACCTCGACCTGATCGTCCGCGCGGGCGGGCAGGAGCGCCACGGGAACATGGACACCGACCCCGGCTTCGACCGCGTCAACAACGTCGAGCAGGTCCGTTGGGCCGACATCCCGGCTGGGGACGCGCAGGTCGTCGTCCGCGCGCACCGGATCACGCAGTTCGCCCAGCCGTACGCCGTGGCCTGGCGCCTGGCCTGA
- a CDS encoding VOC family protein — translation MASLVRHLTFDCSDAYRLGQFWAAVLDGSLADDDAPGDPEAVVTAPGSALLFIAVPEGKTVKNRVHMDLQPQDRSRDEEVARVLALGATVVEDHRKPDGTGWVTLADPEGNEFCIERSAGERAEHP, via the coding sequence ATGGCCTCTCTCGTGCGACACCTCACCTTCGACTGCTCCGACGCCTACCGCCTGGGGCAGTTCTGGGCCGCTGTCCTGGACGGCTCGCTGGCCGACGACGACGCCCCGGGGGACCCCGAGGCGGTGGTCACCGCGCCGGGCTCGGCACTGCTGTTCATCGCGGTGCCCGAGGGCAAGACGGTGAAGAACCGGGTGCACATGGACCTGCAACCCCAGGACCGGTCGCGGGACGAGGAGGTCGCCCGCGTGCTCGCCCTGGGTGCCACGGTGGTGGAGGACCACCGCAAGCCCGACGGAACCGGCTGGGTGACCCTGGCCGACCCCGAGGGCAACGAATTCTGCATCGAACGCAGCGCCGGCGAGCGGGCGGAGCACCCCTGA
- a CDS encoding K+-transporting ATPase subunit F encodes MSVERIVGVLVAVALVGLLVAGVKFPDRF; translated from the coding sequence GTGAGCGTGGAGCGCATCGTGGGGGTGCTGGTGGCGGTGGCGCTGGTCGGGCTGCTGGTGGCCGGCGTGAAGTTCCCGGACCGGTTCTGA
- a CDS encoding Na+/H+ antiporter has product MTDLTAILLLVVFATLVATGARHWRIPAPSLLVVGGVLIGLLPWLRNVQVAPEVISVVVLPPLLYASAEEIPWRELRMVWRPVTVLAFGLVLATAAAVGAVAAAVSPLSPTMALVLGAVLASTDPVAVTALGRKIALPPRIQVLVQSESLFNDATSLVLFKVAVGSAIAVHAVALPAAGGQFLILGGGGALVGGAVAAVVALIRRRTEDPILETVIALVTPYASYVVAEDVHASGVTAVVVAGVVLGSTGHKLTNATIRLQVHAVYGTVVFLLESVVFALIGLELPALVRQLNVDDHTWPLGVLAVAGTVIAVRMLGVLPLSAVMQRRRGNGTVTWRIPAVVSWAGTRGVMPLAAALSIPLAADDGSPLPHRALVLVLTTGVVVFTLVLQGFTLAPVVRWSRIALEPEHTAREEARARAGLAQAGLSCLDELEAAEAAPTALIDQLRRGLLARLDQADADQDDDTTPAAWASASTYRALRRTVIAAESTQLQRLYADHHISDTTRRRLQRSLDLEEAGLGED; this is encoded by the coding sequence GTGACCGACCTTACTGCCATCCTCCTCCTCGTCGTCTTCGCCACCCTGGTGGCCACCGGCGCGCGCCACTGGCGCATTCCGGCTCCCTCGCTGCTGGTCGTCGGCGGCGTCCTGATAGGGCTACTGCCCTGGCTCCGGAACGTCCAGGTGGCACCCGAAGTGATCAGCGTGGTGGTGCTGCCTCCGCTGCTGTACGCCTCCGCCGAGGAGATCCCCTGGCGCGAACTGCGGATGGTGTGGCGGCCGGTGACGGTGCTCGCCTTCGGTCTGGTGCTGGCCACCGCGGCGGCCGTGGGAGCGGTGGCCGCCGCGGTCAGCCCGCTCTCCCCCACCATGGCCCTCGTGCTGGGCGCGGTGCTGGCCAGCACCGACCCGGTCGCCGTGACGGCGCTCGGCCGCAAGATAGCCCTGCCGCCGCGGATACAGGTGCTGGTCCAGTCCGAGAGCCTCTTCAACGACGCCACCAGCCTGGTGCTGTTCAAGGTGGCGGTGGGCAGCGCCATAGCGGTCCACGCCGTCGCCCTGCCCGCGGCCGGCGGCCAGTTCCTGATCCTGGGCGGCGGCGGGGCACTGGTCGGCGGCGCCGTCGCGGCCGTGGTGGCGCTGATCCGGCGGCGGACCGAGGACCCGATACTGGAGACCGTGATCGCCCTGGTCACCCCGTACGCCTCGTACGTCGTGGCCGAGGACGTGCACGCCTCCGGCGTCACCGCGGTGGTGGTCGCGGGGGTGGTGCTCGGCAGCACCGGGCACAAGCTCACCAACGCCACCATCCGCCTCCAGGTGCACGCCGTCTACGGCACGGTGGTCTTCCTCCTGGAGAGCGTGGTCTTCGCCCTCATCGGCCTGGAACTGCCGGCTCTGGTACGGCAGTTGAACGTCGACGATCACACCTGGCCGCTCGGCGTGCTCGCGGTCGCCGGCACTGTGATCGCCGTGCGGATGCTGGGTGTGCTGCCGCTCTCCGCCGTCATGCAGCGCCGTCGCGGCAACGGCACGGTCACCTGGCGCATCCCCGCGGTGGTCTCCTGGGCCGGCACCCGCGGTGTGATGCCGCTGGCCGCCGCGCTGTCCATCCCGCTGGCCGCCGACGACGGCAGCCCGCTGCCGCACCGTGCGCTGGTCCTCGTCCTGACCACCGGCGTGGTCGTCTTCACCCTCGTCCTGCAGGGCTTCACCCTCGCGCCCGTCGTGCGCTGGTCCCGGATCGCGCTGGAGCCGGAGCACACCGCCCGCGAGGAGGCCCGCGCCCGTGCGGGTCTCGCCCAGGCCGGCTTGTCCTGCCTGGACGAATTGGAGGCGGCCGAGGCCGCGCCCACCGCACTCATCGACCAGCTGCGCCGCGGTCTGCTGGCCCGTCTGGACCAGGCCGACGCCGACCAGGACGACGACACCACGCCCGCCGCCTGGGCCTCGGCCAGCACCTACCGGGCACTGCGCCGCACGGTGATAGCCGCCGAATCCACGCAGCTCCAACGGCTTTACGCGGACCACCACATCAGCGACACCACCCGGCGCCGACTGCAACGGAGCCTGGACCTGGAAGAGGCCGGACTGGGCGAGGACTGA
- a CDS encoding DUF3592 domain-containing protein — protein sequence MGTGAVAVLAGIAAFGGLLGMLAGVHGLRQVRRVQRTGVCVPALVKQPLGRLSDASARPRPLLQFATVDDRVMEIVCPVTPTRRRPLGDGDRVLLHYDPADPRTVVVEGQEHLALERAFIAGGAVVLLLSLVLLVASRTIP from the coding sequence ATGGGCACAGGGGCCGTGGCCGTACTGGCCGGGATCGCCGCGTTCGGCGGCCTGCTCGGGATGCTCGCCGGAGTGCACGGGCTCCGGCAGGTGCGCCGGGTGCAACGGACGGGCGTGTGCGTGCCGGCCCTGGTCAAGCAGCCCCTTGGGCGGCTCTCCGACGCGTCGGCCCGGCCGCGCCCGCTGCTCCAGTTCGCGACCGTGGACGACCGGGTGATGGAGATCGTCTGCCCCGTGACGCCGACGCGCCGCCGTCCGCTCGGCGACGGTGACCGGGTGCTCCTCCACTACGACCCCGCCGATCCCCGTACCGTCGTCGTCGAGGGTCAGGAACACCTGGCGCTGGAGCGGGCGTTCATCGCCGGCGGTGCGGTCGTCCTCCTGCTGTCCCTGGTGCTGCTCGTGGCCTCCCGCACGATCCCTTGA